A DNA window from Aureibacter tunicatorum contains the following coding sequences:
- a CDS encoding cysteine hydrolase family protein, with amino-acid sequence MSKSALILIDMQKGFSNEAHWGGNRNNPQAEKNAFSLLEQARDSAIDIFHVQHCSLEENSPLRIGVEGNEFLENFLPNDGECLIQKNVNSAFIGTDLKAALDDQGIKTLFIAGLTTNHCVSTTTRMAGNYGFEVFVAHDACATFDRKGINGEHFDSETIHATALSSLNDEFATVVSTEDLLEIMKSYANESVL; translated from the coding sequence ATGAGTAAATCGGCATTAATACTAATAGATATGCAAAAGGGCTTTTCAAATGAAGCTCATTGGGGAGGGAATAGAAATAATCCTCAGGCTGAAAAAAATGCTTTTAGTTTGCTAGAGCAAGCCAGAGATTCCGCTATAGATATCTTTCATGTGCAACATTGTTCTTTGGAGGAAAATTCTCCCTTAAGAATTGGCGTTGAAGGCAATGAGTTTCTTGAGAATTTTTTGCCGAATGATGGTGAGTGTTTAATTCAAAAAAATGTAAATAGCGCTTTTATAGGGACTGATTTGAAGGCTGCATTGGATGATCAAGGCATTAAGACATTATTTATCGCAGGGTTAACCACGAACCATTGCGTTTCCACGACAACAAGAATGGCTGGCAATTATGGTTTTGAAGTTTTTGTCGCTCATGATGCCTGCGCTACTTTTGATAGAAAAGGGATAAATGGAGAACATTTTGACAGCGAGACGATTCATGCAACAGCCTTAAGTTCTTTGAATGATGAATTTGCAACGGTTGTTTCAACCGAAGATTTATTGGAAATAATGAAAAGTTATGCCAATGAGAGTGTCCTTTGA
- a CDS encoding sensor histidine kinase: MDEKRKKIISEAAGQVFFHVLLFFYMAVNKFTSKIEWNEFWFFLNFATGAFLINYILLPKYYYKKKYVHFGIGVAVIITAVILSEEMLIEQLIYPDTRGKDFEHFLLNFLDAMPPIALLTGFKFAWDGVQQRRKLDQLDIAMKESELQYLKNQINPHFLFNNLNNLYSYAIENSSKTPSIILELSSVLRYMLYDCKADFVNLKDEIKHLKDFTNLNELQVEHRGKVTFSIENITDNYQIAPLILSVFVENAFKHSTASQTDNIMIEVKISISDSGILNFACRNSYQENTNNSHLSQGIGLKNVKKRLELLYPNSHHISQSADGDIYTVHLSMQLTQLEL; encoded by the coding sequence ATGGATGAAAAAAGAAAGAAAATTATTTCAGAGGCAGCAGGGCAGGTATTTTTCCATGTGCTATTATTCTTCTACATGGCGGTAAATAAATTCACCAGTAAAATTGAATGGAATGAATTCTGGTTTTTTCTAAACTTCGCCACAGGGGCTTTTCTAATCAATTATATATTGCTTCCCAAATACTACTATAAAAAAAAATACGTCCATTTTGGAATTGGAGTAGCCGTCATCATCACTGCGGTCATACTTTCCGAAGAAATGCTTATCGAACAATTGATTTACCCTGATACTCGAGGCAAAGATTTCGAGCATTTTCTTTTGAATTTCCTCGACGCGATGCCTCCTATAGCCTTGCTTACCGGATTCAAATTCGCTTGGGATGGAGTCCAACAACGCCGCAAACTGGATCAGCTGGATATAGCAATGAAAGAAAGTGAATTGCAATACCTCAAAAATCAAATCAACCCTCACTTTCTATTCAATAACTTAAACAATCTCTACTCATACGCTATTGAAAACTCTTCAAAGACTCCCAGTATAATTTTAGAACTGTCTTCCGTGTTAAGATATATGCTTTATGATTGCAAAGCCGACTTTGTTAACCTCAAAGACGAGATCAAACACTTGAAAGACTTCACTAATCTAAATGAACTGCAAGTAGAGCATCGCGGCAAGGTTACGTTCTCCATCGAAAATATCACCGACAACTATCAAATTGCTCCTTTGATCTTGTCTGTATTTGTTGAAAATGCCTTCAAGCACAGTACTGCCAGTCAAACCGATAATATCATGATAGAAGTCAAAATTTCCATCTCTGATTCCGGAATACTGAACTTCGCTTGTCGTAATAGCTATCAAGAGAATACCAACAACAGCCACTTAAGTCAAGGCATTGGCTTGAAAAATGTGAAAAAACGGCTGGAGCTTCTTTATCCCAATTCCCATCACATTTCCCAATCTGCTGATGGCGACATTTATACTGTACATTTATCCATGCAATTAACCCAACTAGAATTATGA
- a CDS encoding HAD family hydrolase, which translates to MRVSFDLDGTLIPLSFVFPTYSRSILHKVLGIEPMRAGFMDVYYFLKANNCQVGIYTTSYRSQMKIYCWMLAYGLKPDFIINEKLNRKTLYEKGLGISKYPPAFEIDVHIDDQKGVMMESDKYDFKILLLDEKESKWKQVVIDYFSRFF; encoded by the coding sequence ATGAGAGTGTCCTTTGATTTAGATGGCACACTGATTCCATTGAGTTTTGTATTTCCAACCTACTCAAGATCTATTCTTCATAAAGTATTAGGTATTGAACCGATGCGAGCAGGTTTTATGGATGTTTATTATTTTCTTAAAGCCAATAATTGTCAAGTTGGCATTTATACTACTTCGTATAGGTCTCAAATGAAAATTTATTGCTGGATGTTAGCTTACGGCTTAAAGCCTGATTTTATTATTAATGAGAAATTGAATAGAAAAACGCTTTACGAAAAAGGACTTGGCATATCAAAGTACCCTCCGGCCTTTGAAATTGATGTGCATATTGATGACCAAAAAGGCGTCATGATGGAAAGCGATAAATATGACTTTAAAATTCTTTTGCTGGATGAGAAAGAGTCAAAATGGAAGCAAGTAGTAATTGATTACTTCTCTCGTTTCTTTTAA
- a CDS encoding LytTR family DNA-binding domain-containing protein: protein MITCVIIEDQPPAQRILKKYIGDINYLELKETFSDAIHAMEYLKHHKVDVIFLDIHLPKISGIDFLSFLPHPPAVILTTAYPEYALKGYELNVTDYLLKPFSFERFLQAISKLDAVRSKNDSSPANIIHETPDTIFVKSGHEHLNIKPESILFIKSELDYTEIHLKDAKHLTSQSLKYWLQKLPKKQFAQVHRSYIVNVTAISKVSGNQIFFDDETIVPIGRAYRESFVNDFLQS, encoded by the coding sequence ATGATAACATGCGTCATTATTGAAGATCAACCACCAGCTCAAAGAATTCTAAAAAAATACATCGGCGATATCAATTATTTGGAACTCAAAGAAACCTTTTCAGATGCAATCCATGCTATGGAATATTTAAAGCATCATAAAGTTGACGTAATTTTTCTTGACATCCACCTTCCAAAAATATCTGGTATCGACTTTCTAAGCTTTTTGCCACATCCTCCCGCCGTGATTCTAACAACAGCTTATCCGGAATACGCGCTTAAAGGATACGAGCTTAATGTGACGGATTACTTGCTGAAGCCTTTTTCTTTTGAACGTTTCTTACAAGCAATTTCAAAACTTGACGCTGTTCGAAGTAAAAACGACTCATCACCTGCGAACATAATTCATGAAACCCCTGATACAATATTTGTCAAATCAGGCCATGAACATCTAAATATCAAACCTGAAAGCATTCTCTTTATCAAATCAGAATTGGATTATACTGAAATTCATCTAAAAGATGCCAAACATCTTACTTCGCAATCTCTAAAATATTGGTTGCAAAAACTCCCTAAAAAGCAATTTGCTCAAGTTCATCGATCATATATCGTCAATGTAACTGCTATATCAAAAGTTTCCGGCAATCAGATTTTTTTCGATGACGAGACAATTGTACCCATTGGAAGGGCTTATAGAGAAAGTTTTGTGAACGACTTTTTGCAATCATAA
- a CDS encoding PDDEXK nuclease domain-containing protein — protein MSNKELSISETPFLADIKSILQQARTRAYTAVNQAMVQAYWLVGKRIVEHEQKGQAKAKYGEALLKTLSKELTSEFGKGFSAANLRNFRQFYLTYSDNENCYALRSNLTWTHHRLIMRVESPEARDFYLKECADQSWSTRALERNINTFYYQRTLSTKQESNATKDVQTIDDFIKDPYVFEFLNIERSANLNESDLETGLISHLETFLLELGKGFSFVGRQYRISSEDEHYFIDLVFYNYILKCFVLFDLKLGKLTHQDIGQMDMYRRMFDDLKKPQGDNPTIGIILCTSKSDTVVKYSVMRDNEQLFASKYKPYLPSERELIEEIERDKRLLRDESENA, from the coding sequence ATGAGCAATAAAGAATTATCAATTTCCGAGACACCATTTCTTGCTGATATCAAAAGCATACTTCAACAAGCCCGCACACGTGCTTACACAGCTGTAAATCAAGCAATGGTTCAGGCTTATTGGTTGGTTGGCAAGAGGATTGTTGAACATGAGCAGAAGGGACAAGCAAAAGCTAAATATGGTGAAGCCTTGCTTAAGACTTTGTCTAAGGAGCTTACCTCTGAATTTGGCAAGGGCTTTTCAGCAGCGAATTTGAGAAATTTCAGGCAGTTTTACCTTACGTATTCGGATAATGAGAATTGTTACGCGCTGCGTAGCAATTTGACTTGGACCCATCACAGACTGATTATGAGGGTTGAAAGCCCTGAAGCAAGGGATTTTTATTTGAAGGAATGCGCTGACCAAAGTTGGAGCACAAGAGCTCTTGAACGTAATATCAATACTTTTTATTATCAACGTACATTGTCGACCAAGCAAGAAAGCAATGCAACGAAGGATGTTCAGACGATTGATGATTTTATCAAAGATCCTTATGTTTTCGAATTTTTGAATATTGAGCGGTCGGCTAATTTGAATGAATCGGATTTGGAAACAGGCTTGATTTCTCACCTAGAAACATTTTTGCTGGAGTTAGGCAAGGGATTTTCTTTTGTAGGAAGGCAGTATCGCATATCATCAGAGGACGAGCATTATTTCATTGATTTGGTTTTTTACAATTATATATTGAAGTGCTTTGTATTGTTTGATTTGAAGTTGGGCAAGCTTACTCATCAAGACATTGGTCAAATGGACATGTATAGAAGAATGTTTGATGATCTTAAAAAGCCGCAAGGAGACAATCCAACTATCGGAATCATATTATGCACGAGCAAAAGCGACACAGTAGTCAAATACTCTGTGATGAGGGATAATGAACAGTTGTTCGCTTCCAAGTACAAGCCTTATTTGCCTTCCGAAAGAGAGCTTATAGAAGAAATTGAGCGCGATAAACGATTGCTTCGCGATGAGAGCGAAAATGCTTGA
- a CDS encoding heavy metal-binding domain-containing protein, translating to MLITTTNTIEGKKITEYKGIVSGETIIGANIFRDLFASIRDVVGGRSGSYESVLREAKETSLKEMEEQARKVGANAVIAVDLDYETVGANGGMLMVTASGTAIVLED from the coding sequence ATGCTAATAACAACCACTAATACTATAGAAGGGAAAAAAATAACAGAATATAAAGGCATAGTCAGCGGCGAGACAATCATAGGCGCTAACATTTTCAGAGACCTTTTCGCAAGTATCAGAGATGTAGTAGGAGGTAGATCAGGCAGTTATGAGAGCGTTTTGAGAGAGGCAAAAGAAACTTCTCTCAAAGAAATGGAAGAACAAGCTAGAAAAGTTGGAGCAAACGCTGTAATCGCTGTTGACCTGGATTATGAAACAGTCGGAGCCAATGGAGGAATGCTGATGGTAACCGCTAGCGGTACAGCAATAGTACTAGAAGACTAA